The genomic region TCTTTGTTTATGCTCAGATAATGTCTGTAGGAGTCtgcataattaaaaaaaataaaagcaccaattttttatttttatgaaaactcTGTTCCTTGCATGGTTTCTTTCAAGTTCTATATAAAAAGAAATGGAAATTTTGAAGTGGAATAAAAACAGACACCTATGTGTGGTAACTCAATAAtcttgaatttcaaaacaatatacatggaTTTATAGCTGGCAAACTTCTACAGAGTTTCAAAGTTACATTGCGTTTTGCCCATTTTTTGCAAGGGTGGGATGGGGGTTTAAGTTAGCATCTGAAATATCTTTTACAAGTTTGACTTGTGGTTCTGAGCATTCATTGATGGTTCTTATCTTGTTTTTGAACTTGATATCAAATAACCTTACCCTGTTTCCTGATGGTCCTTGTAGCAAGGTTTGGTTGTATTTGCTTCTTTTCCACAACATGTCCAAACCACATCTTCTACAACACCAAATAATATCaactatatttattgtattcttAACTGCTCGGATAGCTGGTATGCATATTTCTGGTGTAAAActtgaaaaaagaaagaacaaaaaaacaaaaaaccaaccTACTGTAAAAGCTGACTTGAAAGCATATTCAATAATTGTTTTGTCAAATTTACTCAATACATTTCTgttgaaatgttataaatgaatataaatgaaTCCCATCGAGTCCAAATTATGCTTTGAAAAATTATCATGATACAAAAGAACTTTAGGACTGATGGTTTTCAGTTGGAACTTTAAAATCTTTCTCTTGTATTGTTTAAGTAAATGGCAACCATGAATACATTATGACCATACCCTGTCCATGACCATTTCAAGTGTTGTCAAAAGATGTCAAAAACGTCAAATGCATTTACACAAGACAATGTTAAACACTGTCAATTCCTCTAAACTGTCAATTGGATCTCATTTGAGGTTTTACTTACTGAGAAAGCCAGGATGGTGCTGACAGGAACCAGAACCTCTTAAGCCTTCGAAGATCCCAAGGCAGTTGAAACACTGACCATCAGCCAAAGGGGATGATGTCGGTGGGCTCCCCCTTCTGTTAAAaccacacaaaataaataattcaactGATGATACAATTTATAATTCTGTGGCACAGGTCAGACAAAATCCGATATTGAAAGGTGTGAAATTTATCGAATCGTGGGGCTATTACTCTTCACCATCCAGATTCTGAGTGTTCTCAATCGTTTAATGTTTTTTGCTCTATTTTCAGTATTTTCATACCTCTTTTTTcctttcccctttttttttttttattaatgctcatacaaaatgtatcttaaGTGTCATTTACACAATCCTCTTACTTGACTACGTAGAGTAATAtaatttgaattcaaaataaagataaaaatctattttagaattttgaaatatgatcatgaacAGCATCAGTCTCCAGCCTTGTAAATGGGTGAGAATACATACATACCTCTTTTTTAACTTCCTGGTAAAATCAGTCTGACGTTCTTCTTTCACGGCACAAGCTTAAAAGAATAATgtaaattgtttgtgatataaaaaaaatcaattctgTAATGCAAGAAAtggaatttttgaaatatttaaggcAGCTCCCTTGCATCCTACTTGACAGAAGCAGCCTTTTAAAGTTAACACTGTAAATTCCCTTGTTCATGTGACCTTTTTTTAATTAGTTGATCCATTCTGTCAAGTcaattataacatttcactgtgAAATAGTATTGATATATTGGCTATCAATTCCACTCCAAAGATAACATCCCATCacttttttaaaaatgtgtacCTGCAGTTGTTTGGTCCATGATTTCGGCAGATCCTTCATTGTAAATCCGTCTCCTGAATCTGCGATGCTCctgaaacaaaaataatcaacCATAATTTTCATATTATGGCCTAATTTGTTCCTAAagtttttaccatttttttttcatctataatataaatgttaatatgACAATCATATTTTGCAATGTTCTTCTAGgggccgcggtgaccgagttgttaaggtgtcccgacactttatcactagcccttcacctctgggttgcgagttcgaaacctacctgtggggcagttgccaggtactgagagtaggtcggtggtttttttccgggtactctggctttcctacATCTCCAatacctggcacgtccttaaatgaccctggctgttaataggacgttaaacaaaaacaaaccaaacatagcTATGTACTTCTATGATAtatgtaagagttatctcccttgaaatACAAGGTACACATTTACTAATATGATTACGCGGTAGCTCAATATATATGCTAACTATCTATCATCAATCATGCCTCTTTTGTACAAAGTTTGATTTTATCTTTGAGGAGCTGCAATAtcatcaataaattttctattaCGCCTACTCTTTTCTCATATCTTTTGTTGTATTGGTCcttataatttcatatttaattacTGCAATTGAAATAAGATAGAAAAAGAAAAGGGACAATTACttaaaaatatccatttcttcACAgttgttggatttttttttttttttttaataaactcTATTTTCTTATATGCTcatgatatttgtatttttcagtttttgacaGTTTAactggtaataaacccacccaAGATGTATTTTGCATTTGAGGGCATTACAGAATTTTAACACATATTAATACcttgtcctgcaataagcctAACCCTAGAAGACAAGCTTTGACTTTATTGGCCCTCTGGgctaaatacaaaataaataagataattCCACTTGTTCCTATTTTGAGGGATTGCCATAGCTCAGTCAATAGAGCATTGGACATTGATACCAAAGGacagttttttttcttatttaagcTGAAATTAAAGATCATcttgtgctgtcatggttgtgtccatgAGCAGGACAATTCACACCAATTGCTTTAGATACCATGTGACAGACCTCCTGTATAATGTTTGGTGAGGTAGCCACTAACTACTACAACATAActctgcctcaaaatgactctgTATGTTCATGAGGTGATAAACCTAGCAAACGATCAAACTAAAAAGATTGTTAATTTGCCAAAACCCTGATTGTTATCTCAAATCATGTCCCATTTCCCTAAATTTCTTAAATAATGCCTTTATATGTATTCCTTGGTATACTGCTAACTATAGTTAGTTAGAATAACAAAATTTCACTCCACAGTTTGTACGTACCCTTGCGTTTCTTGTCCATTTCATCCTGTATTTCTAAAGCAGCTGACCTTAGTCTAGATTTAAAAGACTGCAACATTTCCAAGTCACTGTAGTGGATCACAACATGTGTAGTAGCAGTTTTGGCTGCATAGGTCCTTTCATTGGCTCGTTTATTGAAAAACAAGACAATATCTTTCCTATATTCATAGATCAATTTCTTGAAGAATTCTTTTTCTCTCAATTGCATCAAATTCCCTGGGAAAATCGGGATAGTAGATTCCTAATTCTTCCATTTTAACTTTTTCAATCTTCTTTTCACAGCCATCTCATacactttttgtttgtttggtttttctACCTTTGTTTTCAGTGGTTTTTCTACTGCCCCATTTGTACCTTGTAGAAATTCGTAAGAACTGTTCTGGTATGACTGATAAAGtacatataacaacatacaCAGACTATAATTGTTTGTTGAAATGCCTTTTGCCAATTCAGAATTTAAAAAAGACTTCAAACATTTTTGTTCGTCATGTATTTTTTGTTGGGCGAACGAAACAATCGTATTAAGGTCTGATGATTGGAGAAGACCCTGTAGATCTGGTTctgaaaaagataaaaagtTTATTATAGACATCattaaatcaaatcaaattaaattttattcaattgaCGGCaaatgcaaaacaagttattaGTATTCTAGTTTATATCAATCATGCTtgtaatgacaaaatcatgctAGGGGTCTTACTATTAGAGTGTAACAGGAAAGAGAGTAGTGTGCCTTCACCGGGGATCCAACCAGCAACCCTCAGCTTACTGGTCCActgctctaccgactgagctaaagggaaattccccctagtgcaaagctagaaggcgaccatatcACTATGTACAATCAAAACCTGCCACAAGAGAAAACCAGcattcccaaaaaaaaaaaaaaaaaaatgtcaggcAAGTGACCCCATATTACTTTTCACATAGGTTACAGGAATTGAACCTCACCTGTCTTTTAATACAGGTCTTGCAACAAATAACTGAATatgtctgaaataaaaaaaaaataaaaaaaaaaagattcagacttatttcaatgtaaacaaaaatacatggTTTCTTCTTGTTTTCGCTGTGATTTAAATAGTTTCTACCTGGACAAATTAGTTTTCCTTTAGAACAGGGAAAAATACCTTCCTGTGGGGTGACCTGATTTGTATTAGAtagtaaatgtatttataagcCTGCTACTTTTACAATTCTGTAAATCATTTACAGAATTGTAAAAGTAGCAGGCTTAAAATGTCATTAAGAGAATATTAAGAACTCAACTCAATACCAAATGACAATTTCCGTATCTGTAAAATGTCATGTGTGTGAAACAAAATTACATTTTGAATCAGACCTCTAGTTTAaaggtacatatgtacatgtaggtcatgACAAGATATATCAGGTAAAATAGATGATCATGTAAGATAATTCAAGTGAATATAGTTCCCTCTTcttgtgtacatgtgtacatgttatacatgGGTGCCAATGATTATATAATAGAGCTAGGGATaaaacccgggacctctggcttactagtcctATGCTCAACCGATTAAACTAAAGAGAATGTCTTTCTAGCCAAGCAGTATATTGTAGCTAGATTTTACCAGAGTTACAAAGCTTAAATTTAGTATGTTTTAATGTTCAGATACAAagctacatacaaatgtatgcaGTCTGAAGGGCTTTGTCAATTAAACTTCAATGTTCTGTACTTTTGCTTATGATACCCTGCCATCAGAATTTttgtcaatatacatgtaggtagtGGAAAGTCAAGAGGAAATTTCGACCAATAATACtatgtacaatgatatatatatactcacttTGTCTCCTGCAGGAACAGACTGCCATTCCCATTCTGTATACATAAGGCCGCGGGACCAGCTTTGCATGTTGGATTTCTTTATGTAGCTGTTGGAACTTCAACTTGTCATTATGGTAAAGACAGAAGTTATTGGAATCCATAATGGAGTATTCGTATTTAAAATCACAACTAGCTTTGTTTCATTTCCAAGACAATTTATTCTGCATAGGCCATACGTACAACGACTAGCGTTTATCGTCTTCTTCCCATATAGAAGATGACTTTTAAGTAGTTGTTTTCTAGCGACATGTTGTATGCAGGTTCAAAGATaaaaagttgattttttttaccaaaaaaaacaaacaacacacaactTCATTTTAGAATAAATCTCGACAAATTCAGCAGCAATCGActcaaaatgtcattttcaggaagaaacacaaatatatacttcTATCTAGAATTGTGGAAATTCCATTTCAAGCTGCCAAAACACAGCATAAACGTACAGACGTACACAGTACGTACGCAACTGCCTGGCGCAACTCCAGCTCTTCTAGAAGGAACACTTGAGTCTATATAAGTACCTAAATAAATGCAAGCTATGCTAAATATTATTTGAATCACACGTCATCAACTGATGAAATGTTCGTGCAATATAGAGACCAGAATCTTCTAGTCGGCCCTGATGACTGATTGATAACTTTATGCTTGTTGTGCAATgggtttgtttacattaatcGCGGTCATACAGACGTTTTATTCATGATATTGTATGGAAAGTACCAGAGATGTTCCGTCAAGCTTATTCCGAATGACATCGATGCTACTTTCGCTTTCGCTTTAATGCATTTTTAGTTAATAACTATACAGTTAGTTGAcgttttattttcatcaatttttaaaattcgTCACATTCTACTAAGATAAGATGTAGTTATCAAACAAATTTTAAGAAAGAAGTACACAATACGATATTTCATAAGGTTTTATCTGGcattagatatacacatgtagggcCCCTATGGCACgtgtttcctctggtcctgacaccatgtctggcgTAGTCGTAAAGTACCATAATTACTTTACATTTCcatatacagttgagtgtagactaaaggttacacccaagtgtACTCCGAGTGtactccatttggacttggagtgcactctgtttggac from Pecten maximus chromosome 11, xPecMax1.1, whole genome shotgun sequence harbors:
- the LOC117338175 gene encoding uncharacterized protein LOC117338175 isoform X1, which encodes MQLREKEFFKKLIYEYRKDIVLFFNKRANERTYAAKTATTHVVIHYSDLEMLQSFKSRLRSAALEIQDEMDKKRKEHRRFRRRIYNEGSAEIMDQTTAACAVKEERQTDFTRKLKKRRGSPPTSSPLADGQCFNCLGIFEGLRGSGSCQHHPGFLKDVVWTCCGKEANTTKPCYKDHQETGCNVSIHNWRQRKNSGRKSDTYSRCTAAEDYKLSRACVKPNLRHRTPGRHVVNMWDKQYGTKY
- the LOC117338175 gene encoding uncharacterized protein LOC117338175 isoform X2, with product MKWTRNAREHRRFRRRIYNEGSAEIMDQTTAACAVKEERQTDFTRKLKKRRGSPPTSSPLADGQCFNCLGIFEGLRGSGSCQHHPGFLKDVVWTCCGKEANTTKPCYKDHQETGCNVSIHNWRQRKNSGRKSDTYSRCTAAEDYKLSRACVKPNLRHRTPGRHVVNMWDKQYGTKY